ACACACCCTTCTCCACATTGATGTCCGTTATGTGCTACCTTCAACGAATCAAGCCATGACTCGCGAGGCATCAATGCATTCCGTCGGACTTGTCGTCTATCCCAACTTCCAGTCGCTCGCGCTTGCAGTGGCGAGCGTCTTCGAATATGCCAATCTGCTGCGCGGTGAAGCAGCTTACGAATTCAGCATCGTGTCCGAGCACGGTGGACCTGTCGCTTCGTCCCAGGGTTTTTCGGTTCATAGCGAACCACTTGCCAAAGGGGGCTACGACACCCTCATCGTGGCAGGCGACAACGATTGCCGCCTTCCTTCGGCTGCGTTGGTGGATTACCTTCGAAAAGCGCCGCGCCAATCGCGACGAATTGCGTCGATCTGTACCGGTGCATTTGTTCTGGCTGCTGCAGGTCTGCTGGAAGGAAAGCGCGCAACGACACACTGGTTCCACGCGCGCGACTTCGAGAAGCAGTATCCGAACGTACAACTCGAAAAAGACCGCATCTTCGTCGTGGATGGACAGGTCTGGACGTCGGCCGGCATGAGCGCCGGCGTGGATCTCGCGCTTGCGATCGTCGAAAACGACTTCGGGCTGGACACCTCGCGCATGGTTGCGCGCAAGCTGGTGCTTTATCAGCGTCGCGGTGGCGGTCAGTCGCAGTTTTCGGCGCTGCTGGAGATGGGCGCGCGCTCAGACCGCGTTCAGATGGCACTCGCTTACGCGAGCGAAAACCTGGCGAGCGATTTGTCGGTCGAGCGGCTGGCCGAAGCGGCACGGCTCAGTCCGCGTCAGTTCAGCCGCGTGTTTCGTGAGGAAACGGGTCAATCGCCCGCGAAGGCAGTCGAGCGGCTTCGCGTTGAAGCCGCTCGACTGATGATGGAGACGACTCGTCACCCGATCGAGATCGTTGCGAGAGAGACAGGCTTTGGTGACCGGGAGCGGATGCGTCAAGCGTTCCTGCGTGCATTCGGTCAGCCACCGCAAACCATACAGCGGGCGTCGGGTGTCACACCCCTTGCGCTTTAAGCGTAGTTCGGTTTACTGCCCGCCCGGCGTCCACTCCGGGCTATAACGCGGTTGGCGGCGCGCGCGAAATTGGCCGTGCGACGGTTGGTCTGTCTACATCGCAGCCTTCGGCAGTTGCCAGCCGTGTGTGACGGCAAGCATCCGCAGCACGAAGCAGACCGCGCCGCTGAGCAGCGCAGTTGCGACCGGTGGCACCTCGAAGCGTCGCGCGGCGACGAGCGCAACACCGCCGACGAATGCCGCACTCGCATAGATATCGGTGACCAGAACGCTCGGCACGCGCGCGAGCAGCAGGTCGCGGATCACCCCACCGCCCACGCCAGTCACAGTGCCCATCAGCGTCGCGATGAACGGTCCGATTCCGAAGTTGAGCGCCTTCTGGGCGCCCGCCACCGCGAACAGCGCGAGCCCTGCCGCATCGAGCGTTGTGACGAGCAGCGGAGGAAGTTCGCGCGCGGCGCCGTGAAAGACGAAGGTCAGCAGTCCCGTCGCGAACGCGAGCACGGGATAACGCCAGTCGCGTACCGCATTCGGCGGCGTCGCGCCAATCAGCAGATCGCGTATCACGCCGCCACCCAACGCGACTACGAACGACAGCACCATCACGCCGAGCAGATCGAGGCCGCCGTGCATCGCGGCGAGCGCACCTTCGAACGCGAATACAGCGGTGCCTGCAAGGTCGGCAGCAAGCACGACCGATTCGATTCTTTTCATAGACGTCGGGAGCGGATTAAAGATGAGGACTGGCGGAATGCCGCCCGGTAACTGACCGCGATGATAACCGCGACTGGGCCTTTCATTACCTACACCCGTTAGCGAACCCGGGCCAAACGAGCAAGCAATGCCATGACGTTCGCATTCGGGGAGCGCACCCACAAAGGCACATGCTCAGAAGAAGTGGCGTCCCCAGAGCGCCTCGTCGCGGTCATGCCGTCGATCTGGCAGGCCGACGGCTGTGGGCCGAACCAAGACGGCTGGTGAGTGCCTCAATTCGACCCAACTCGGAAGTTGAGAGCCGCTAGATCAATGGCCGCTTTCGCGCGGCTGCGCCTTTGAGCCCAATCGAGAACTGGCACTGCAGATATCGGAAAATCTCTGTGGCATTGGTCGGTTGTCGCTACGTTAGCCAATCAAGTTCTTCATGAAGTTGATGCACATATCTGAATGACGATTTCTTTAGTAAATCTTTTTTTGCACTGTATGTGCTCGACAACTTAATAGAAGAAACGGCAGCCAAGCCCAGAGATGACATAAATTCGTTTGTACTTTTGAGATGGTATGCAGCAGAAACAACGCCTGCAATCACCCCTCCATTACTTTGAATTCCAACTGACAAGTCGGCAATGCGAACCGACATTCTGACTTCGCGGGCTACGGTTAGCAGATCTCTGCATGCGGCGTCAATGCGATCCAATTGTGCTGCGAGTGCTTCGGCACGATCCGTGGAGCCGGTGATCAACCGTTTGGATTCGCCCAATTCTGCACGTAGTGCCATAATCTCAGGCGCTCGCTTCAGCTTAAATTCGAGCAAATCATTCAGCGGCGTATCACCTGTGGGAATGGGGATGGCTCTATGCAGAGACACGGTGACGCCGCGATCCGATACTATCCGGTCGCCTAAGAAACACTTCATGTCGAACTCAGATTCTGCTGACAAGCTCCATCGTCCAGGCTCCTGCGCATCGAGCTCTTGGTATGCCCGAAAATAAGCGTCGGCAAGACTTCTTCCAACAGACATCGAGGTCGGTTGTAGTTGAATTTCCGGCCTGCGCAGAACTCCAGCACTGCCTAGGAAAGCTATGTCGTCGTTCGCTTCACTTTTAAAGTGAGACACGGATGGCCAAGCGATGTGCTCCCAAAAGCACAGTGCAAACCTTAACTGCTCTGCCGAAAGATTCGCATGCGTTTGCATCACTCCGTCTTTGCCTTCGGAAAAAAAAGGCACAAGCATGATGCCACTCCCGCCTTTTGCCCGTATCCCATAGCCCGGGTCTGATAATTTTCGTTGCCTACTCTCGCTCATTGCGCGGTCCTGTTCAGAAAAATGTGATTATTCTGCATCCTTCGACATCGTGTACGGCGGTATTTTCCAAAAGCGGCCACTCAATGTGCGAAGTTCGTCGTCCGCTCTTGGCCGAGGCTGTGTGGAAACTCAACTTTTGCCGCAGATGGCAAGGTTGCCAGCCAGGTCGATCAAGTTTAATGCATCGGGTTCAGGCTAATCGAACATCGCAGGCGCAAATAAGCCCCTCGGGGCGTCAGCTTCCAGCTATCTTCATGGCTTTCATCGTTCGTTCAACACCGAGTATGTTGATGGCGCGCCTGATGTTGTACGCCAATACCTGAAGGCTCATTTCGGTACTCACCCGCGCCAGCGTGCGCGTGAGGAAGTGTGTGGACCCCATCCAGTGTTTGAGCGTGCCGAAGACATGTTCGACGGTGCTTCTGCGGATGGTCATTGCATCAGACTTGCGTTCCAGCCGACGCTGCATGGCTTCCAGTACATGTTCATGCTCCCAACGTCGGATGCGGCGATAGGCGCTGGTAGAACATCGCTCCTTCAGATGGCATTCCGGGCAGGCACTGGGCCAGTACACCTGCAGATTCATACCGTGCTCAACTGTCGTGAACCGTCGAATGGCGCGCTCGCCTGCCGGGCACCGGTACTCATCGTCCTTTTTGGCGTAGATGAAGTCGCGCTTCGTAAAGAGACCTTTCTTCCGTGAGCCCGAGGTGAGCGGTTTGGGCACATAGGCGGTAATGCCAGCCTGCTCGCACGCACGAATCTCAGGACCGCTGTAGTAGCCCCGATCGGCTAGCACCTTCAGTCCCGTCCTGCCCATCGCCTTGCTGGCCGACACGCCCATCCTGCTGAGTTGTCCGCGATCGTTTCCGACATTCGTCACCTCGTGTTCAACGATCAGGTGATGCTTTGTGTCTACAGCCGCCTGCACGTTGTAGCCCACCGTTCCGGTCCCTTTGCCACTACTGGTCATGGAGCGGGAATCCGGATCTGTGAGCGACAGTTGCTGGTCCGGCTGCTTCTTCAACTCCTTTCTGATCTGTTCGAGTTCGCGCATCTGCTGACGCAAACGGGCGATCTTCCCGTACAGGTCTACGGTCTTCACATCGAAGCCCGTCGGATTGATCCGGTCCGCGGTTTCAATCGCGTCGAGATATCGCTGTACGCTTTCCTCGATCTGCTGCTGGCGCTTATCGATCTTGCC
This genomic stretch from Paraburkholderia bryophila harbors:
- a CDS encoding DUF6236 family protein, which produces MLVPFFSEGKDGVMQTHANLSAEQLRFALCFWEHIAWPSVSHFKSEANDDIAFLGSAGVLRRPEIQLQPTSMSVGRSLADAYFRAYQELDAQEPGRWSLSAESEFDMKCFLGDRIVSDRGVTVSLHRAIPIPTGDTPLNDLLEFKLKRAPEIMALRAELGESKRLITGSTDRAEALAAQLDRIDAACRDLLTVAREVRMSVRIADLSVGIQSNGGVIAGVVSAAYHLKSTNEFMSSLGLAAVSSIKLSSTYSAKKDLLKKSSFRYVHQLHEELDWLT
- a CDS encoding GlxA family transcriptional regulator; protein product: MHSVGLVVYPNFQSLALAVASVFEYANLLRGEAAYEFSIVSEHGGPVASSQGFSVHSEPLAKGGYDTLIVAGDNDCRLPSAALVDYLRKAPRQSRRIASICTGAFVLAAAGLLEGKRATTHWFHARDFEKQYPNVQLEKDRIFVVDGQVWTSAGMSAGVDLALAIVENDFGLDTSRMVARKLVLYQRRGGGQSQFSALLEMGARSDRVQMALAYASENLASDLSVERLAEAARLSPRQFSRVFREETGQSPAKAVERLRVEAARLMMETTRHPIEIVARETGFGDRERMRQAFLRAFGQPPQTIQRASGVTPLAL
- a CDS encoding trimeric intracellular cation channel family protein, whose translation is MKRIESVVLAADLAGTAVFAFEGALAAMHGGLDLLGVMVLSFVVALGGGVIRDLLIGATPPNAVRDWRYPVLAFATGLLTFVFHGAARELPPLLVTTLDAAGLALFAVAGAQKALNFGIGPFIATLMGTVTGVGGGVIRDLLLARVPSVLVTDIYASAAFVGGVALVAARRFEVPPVATALLSGAVCFVLRMLAVTHGWQLPKAAM
- a CDS encoding IS1182 family transposase, encoding MKRFVEGDDRKQVALLPECVDDYIEQDNPVRIIDVFVDELDLAELGFNGATPATTGRPSYHPGVMLKLYIYGYLNRVPSSRRLERECQRNVEMMWLTGRLAPDFKTIADFRRDNGAAIRNVCKRFVELCRGMKLLTSDTVAIDGSKFKAVNSRDRNYTAGKIDKRQQQIEESVQRYLDAIETADRINPTGFDVKTVDLYGKIARLRQQMRELEQIRKELKKQPDQQLSLTDPDSRSMTSSGKGTGTVGYNVQAAVDTKHHLIVEHEVTNVGNDRGQLSRMGVSASKAMGRTGLKVLADRGYYSGPEIRACEQAGITAYVPKPLTSGSRKKGLFTKRDFIYAKKDDEYRCPAGERAIRRFTTVEHGMNLQVYWPSACPECHLKERCSTSAYRRIRRWEHEHVLEAMQRRLERKSDAMTIRRSTVEHVFGTLKHWMGSTHFLTRTLARVSTEMSLQVLAYNIRRAINILGVERTMKAMKIAGS